One Nicotiana tomentosiformis chromosome 4, ASM39032v3, whole genome shotgun sequence genomic window carries:
- the LOC138909463 gene encoding uncharacterized protein: MEVYIDDMLVKSLRAEDHLKYFFSILKKYNMKMNPEKYAFGVGLGIKHFFSILKKYNMKMNPEKYAFGVGLGKFCGFVVSNWGIEINPDKIKAIEDITVVDNVKVV; the protein is encoded by the coding sequence atggaggtttacattgacgatatgttggttaagtccctacgagcagaggaccatttaaaatatttcttcagcatattgaagaaatacaatatgaagatgAACCCGGAGAAATATGCGTTTGGAGTTGGATTAGGTATAAAACATttcttcagcatattgaagaaatacaatatgaagatgAACCCGGAGAAATATGCATTTGGAGTTGGATTAGGTAAATTCTGTGGATTCGTGGTATCCAactggggaatcgagatcaaccccgacaagatcaaagccatcgaagatatcacagttgtggacaacgtgaaggtcgtGTAA